A section of the Tachysurus fulvidraco isolate hzauxx_2018 chromosome 7, HZAU_PFXX_2.0, whole genome shotgun sequence genome encodes:
- the top2b gene encoding DNA topoisomerase 2-beta isoform X1 produces MSNSATGSGGLNGLTFFDKNNGSKREEANGEGGKSELPRKESSKKMSVERVYQKKTQLEHILLRPDTYIGSVEPVTQQMWVFDEEIGMNLREITYVPGLYKIFDEILVNAADNKQRDKNMNTIKISIDPESNTISIWNNGKGIPVVEHKEEKMFVPALIFGHLLTSSNYDDDEKKVTGGRNGYGAKLCNIFSTRFTVETACKEYKHSFKQSWQNNMTKTSDAKIKSFDGDDFTSVTFQPDLAKFKMDKLDKDIVALLTRRAYDIAGSCKGVKVILNGKKLPVNGFRSYVDLYVKDKLDETGVALKVVNEVANERWEVCLTMSEKGFQQISFVNSIATTKGGRHIDYVVDQIVAKLIEVVKKKNKAGVTVKPFQVKNHIWVFVNALIENPTFDSQTKENMTLQTKSFGSKCALSEKFIRAATNCGIVESILNWVKFKAQTQLNKKCSSVKYSKIKGIPKLDDANDAGGKHSSECTLILTEGDSAKSLAVSGLGVIGRDRYGVFPLRGKILNVREATHKQIMENAEINNIIKIVGLQYKKSYDDAESLKSLRYGKIMIMTDQDQDGSHIKGLLINFFHHNWPSLLKHTFLEEFITPIVKATKNKQEVSFYSIPEFEEWKKQTDNYKTWHIKYYKGLGTSTSKEAKEYFADMDRHRIMFKYGGTEDDAAITLAFSKKKTDDRKEWLTNFMEDRRQRRMHGLPEQYLYGTAARHLSYNDFINKELILFSNSDNERSIPSLVDGLKPGQRKVLFTCLKRNDKREVKVAQLAGSVAEMSAYHHGEQALMMTIVNLAQNFVGSNNINILQPLGQFGTRINGGKDAASPRYIFTMLSQVTKLLFPPVDSNLLKFLYDDNQKVEPEWYIPIIPMVLVNGAEGIGTGWACKIPNYDPREIVNNINRMLKHQDPLPMLPSYKNFKGVIHELGLNQYVVSGEISVLDKNTVEITELPIRTWTQAYKESVLEPMLQGTEKTPALISDYKEYHTDTTVKFVVRLSEEKLAQAEAAGLHKVFKLQSSLTCNSMVLFDHMGCMKRYESVNDILKEFFELRLHYYKLRKDWLAGSLGAESSKLSNQARFVLEKIEGKISIENKPKRELIRMLLQRGYESDPVAAWTKAQEKALEDEDNDGNMSDSSVDSGSSSGPNFNYILNMPLWCLTKEKVDDLLKQRDVKKAELNELLRKSSEDLWKEDLAVFIEELDRLEDQERENNSMGKAVKMVKGKVGKPKAKKIQLEETLPSPFGRRVEPQITLAMKADASRKMTKKKKGEAEMSVKVEFDDDSLIDSNGAAGDNSMISPSGLPNPGAKPKTPRVKKEKKEPGKECIPRQRKSPGSAKGSSRKTKKRNPWSDDDEKSDSDVDDGEQLVIPRDTVSRRASAAKAKYTFDFSEEEREEHVEGDHDNEPPASPVHTYKESFSTALINNDEDDDDDIFPPKPAITSSASEAKKKKEPESIFSSSKHTFSEKSSDSEVKSDSDDDRGAAFSSYSSSSAFDKPSPAKKAKKPTEAAPKPWKPPSTTKKPDTSVWDSDSDTAAKKPPSTPLFKGPGKGRGRKRKHSDSEEDYRPLKKTGKVPSSRKPKKAALDEDDDDVNSKGFSRLDTSRDRAGRAKKEIKYFTESDDDDDMFI; encoded by the exons GGAGTCTAATACCATCTCCATATGGAACAACGGGAAAGGAATCCCTGTGGTGGAGCACAAAGAGGAGAAGATGTTCGTCCCTGCTCTTATCTTCGGACACCTTCTGACCTCCAGTAATTACGATGATGACGAGAAAAAAGTCACAG GTGGAAGGAACGGCTACGGTGCTAAGCTCTGTAACATATTCAGTACCAGGTTCACAGTGGAAACTGCCTGCAAAGAGTACAAACACAGCTTCAAACAG TCATGGCAGAACAACATGACAAAAACCAGCGATGCAAAAATCAAGTCCTTCGACGGGGACGATTTCACCTCTGTTACATTCCAGCCCGATCTCGCCAAATTCAAGATGGATAAACTGGACAAGGATATTGTGGCTCTGCTGACGCGCAGGGCCTACGACATAGCCGGGTCATGCAAGGGCGTTAAAGTCATTCTCAACGGCAAGAAGCTGCCT GTGAATGGCTTCCGCAGCTACGTGGATCTGTATGTGAAGGACAAGCTGGACGAGACCGGCGTGGCACTGAAAGTAGTTAACGAGGTGGCGAACGAGCGCTGGGAGGTGTGTCTCACCATGAGCGAGAAGGGGTTCCAGCAGATCAGTTTTGTCAACAGCATCGCCACTACAAAG GGTGGCAGACACATCGATTATGTCGTGGACCAAATTGTGGCAAAACTCATTGAGGTggtaaagaagaagaataaagcaGGAGTTACAGTGAAACCATTCCAG GTCAAGAACCACATCTGGGTGTTTGTGAACGCTCTGATCGAGAACCCGACCTTTGACTCCCAGACTAAAGAGAACATGACTCTTCAGACCAAAAGCTTTGGCTCTAAATGTGCTCTCTCCGAAAAATTCATAAGAGCG GCTACTAACTGTGGCATCGTGGAGAGCATTCTGAACTGGGTAAAGTTCAAGGCTCAGACACAGCTGAATAAAAAGTGCTCATCAGTCAAGTACAGCAAGATTAAAGGCATCCCTAAACTGGATGATGCTAATGATGCTG GTGGGAAGCACTCATCTGAATGCACTCTGATTCTTACTGAGGGAGACTCAGCCAAATCGCTAGCCGTCTCCGGGCTGGGCGTTATCGGACGAGACCGCTACGGAGTGTTCCCTTTAAGAGGCAAGATCCTGAATGTGCGAGAagccacacacaaacag ATCATGGAGAACGCAGAAATCAACAACATCATAAAGATTGTCGGTTTGCAGTATAAGAAGAGTTACGACGACGCCGAGTCCCTGAAATCTCTACGCTATGGCAAAATCATGATAATGACCGATCAG GATCAAGATGGCTCGCACATCAAGGGCCTTCTCATCAACTTCTTCCACCACAACTGGCCATCTCTTCTGAAGCACACGTTTCTGGAAGAATTCATCACCCCGATTGTCAAA GCCACTAAGAACAAACAGGAAGTTTCCTTCTACAGCATTCCAGAGTTTGAAGAGTGGAAAAAGCAAACAGACAATTACAAAACCTGGCATATAAAGTACTacaaag GTTTGGGTACCAGCACAAGCAAAGAGGCAAAGGAATACTTTGCCGATATGGATAGACATCGGATTATGTTCAAGTATGGAGGCACCGAGGATGATGCTGCCATTACTTTG GCATTCAGCAAGAAGAAGACAGATGACAGAAAAGAGTGGCTCACTAATTTCATGGAGGACAGGCGGCAGAGGAGGATGCACGGTCTGCCCGAG cAATACCTGTATGGCACTGCAGCACGGCACTTGTCCTACAACGACTTCATCAACAAAGAGCTGATTCTTTTCTCCAACTCCGACAACGAGAGATCCATTCCATCCCTTGTCGATG GTCTGAAGCCAGGCCAGAGGAAGGTCTTGTTTACTTGCCTGAAGAGGAACGATAAGAGGGAGGTGAAAGTGGCTCAGCTGGCTGGCTCAGTCGCAGAGATGTCTGCTTACCATCAcggcgag CAAGCTCTAATGATGACCATCGTGAACTTGGCTCAGAACTTTGTCGGCAGCAACAATATCAACATCCTGCAGCCCCTTGGTCAGTTTGGTACTCGCATCAACGGTGGCAAAGATGCAGCTAGCCCCCGTTACATTTTCACCATGCTCAG TCAAGTGACCAAGCTGCTGTTCCCACCCGTGGACTCCAACCTGCTCAAGTTTCTGTACGATGACAACCAGAAGGTGGAGCCAGAGTGGTACATTCCTATAATTCCCATGGTGCTAGTTAACGGAGCAGAGGGTATTGGGACCGGTTGGGCCTGCAAGATCCCCAACTATGACCCACGAGAGATCGTCAACAACATTAACCGCATGCTTAAACACCAAGATCCTTTGCCTATG CTTCCCAGCTATAAGAACTTCAAGGGGGTGATCCATGAGTTGGGACTGAACCAGTATGTGGTCAGTGGTGAGATCTCCGTCCTTGACAAGAACACCGTTGAGATCACAGAGCTCCCGATACGCACATGGACTCAG GCGTACAAGGAGTCAGTCTTGGAGCCCATGCTGCAGGGCACAGAGAAAACCCCAGCTCTCATCTCTGATTATAAGGAGTaccacacagacaccacagtGAAGTTTGTGGTGCGCTTGTCGGAGGAAAAGCTGGCCCAGGCTGAAGCTGCAGGCCTTCACAAAGTCTTCAAACTGCAGTCTTCTCTCACCTGCAACTCAATG GTGCTGTTTGATCACATGGGCTGTATGAAGCGGTACGAATCAGTGAACGATATACTGAAGGAGTTCTTCGAGCTGCGCTTGCATTATTACAAACTGAGGAAGGACTGGCTGGCTGGAAGTCTAGGTGCCGAGTCATCGAAACTTTCCAATCAAGCACGATTTGTGCTGGAGAAGATCGAAGGGAAGATTTCAATCG AGAACAAGCCTAAGAGGGAGCTGATCCGGATGCTGCTGCAGAGAGGCtacgagtctgatccagtggcGGCTTGGACCAAAGCCCAAGAAAAG GCTCTGGAGGATGAGGATAATGACGGCAACATGAGCGACAGCTCGGTGGACTCCGGCTCCTCGTCAGGTCCTAACTTTAACTACATCCTTAACATGCCTCTGTGGTGCCTGACCAAGGAGAAGGTGGACGATCTTCTAAAACAGAGAGACGTGAAG AAAGCGGAACTAAACGAACTGCTGAGAAAATCTTCAGAGGATCTATGGAAAGAAGACCTGGCTGTGTTTATCGAAGAGCTGGAC CGGTTGGAGGATCAAGAGCGAGAGAACAACAGCATGGGGAAGGCAGTGAAGATGGTCAAAGGAAAGGTAGGCAAGCCCAAAGCGAAGAAGATCCAGCTGGAAGAGACCCTGCCGTCTCCGTTCGGCCGGCGAGTAGAGCCTCAGATCACACTCGCCATGAAAGCTGACGCCTCCAGGAAGATgaccaagaagaagaag GGTGAAGCGGAAATGTCAGTGAAGGTGGAATTTGACGATGACAGTTTGATCGACTCGAACGGTGCAGCAGGAGACAATTCAATGATCTCACCATCTGGTCTGCCAAACCCTGGTGCCAAACCCAAAACTCCACGTGttaaaaaggagaagaaggaacCCGGTAAAGAAT GCATTCCAAGGCAGAGGAAGTCTCCAGGCTCAGCCAAGGGCTCAAGCAGGAAAACGAAGAAGAGGAATCCTTGGTCAGATGATGACGAAAAGTCTGACAGTGATGTAGATGATGGCGAACAGCTTGTTATTCCCCGAGACACGGTATCCAGGAGagcttcag CTGCAAAAGCAAAGTATACCTTTGACTTCtctgaggaggagagagaggaacatgTGGAAGGAGATCACGATAACGAGCCACCAGCTTCACCAGTCCACACCTACAAAGAGAGCTTCAGCACGGCACTGATTAacaatgatgaagatgatgacgaTGACATATTCCCCCCTAAACCAGCAATCACTTC GTCTGCCTCAGAggccaagaagaagaaggaaccAGAGAGCATATTCTCTTCATCCAAACATACGTTCTCGGAGAAGAGCAGTGAcagtg AAGTGAAGTCTGATAGTGATGATGACAGGGGCGCTGCTTTCTCTTCCTACTCCAGCAGCTCAGCGTTTGACAAACCCTCACCTGCTAAGAAAG CTAAGAAGCCTACTGAAGCTGCACCTAAACCGTGGAAACCTCCATCCACAACCAAGAAACCGGACACCTCTGTGTGGGACTCGGACTCAGACACGGCAGCTAAGAAACCACCATCAACTCCATTATTTAAAGGCCCAGGCAAAGGCagggggaggaagaggaagcacTCTGACTCAGAGGAAGATTATAGACCCTTGAAGAAGACAGGAAAAGTTCCTAGCAGCAGA AAGCCGAAGAAGGCGGCGTTAGATGAAGACGACGATGATGTGAACAGTAAGGGTTTCAGCCGCTTGGACACGTCCCGTGACCGGGCAGGCCGAGCCAAGAAAGAGATCAAGTACTTCACCGAGTCTGACGACGACGACGATATGTTTATTTAG
- the top2b gene encoding DNA topoisomerase 2-beta isoform X2 produces MSNSATGSGGLNGLTFFDKNNGSKREEANGEGGKSELPRKESSKKMSVERVYQKKTQLEHILLRPDTYIGSVEPVTQQMWVFDEEIGMNLREITYVPGLYKIFDEILVNAADNKQRDKNMNTIKISIDPESNTISIWNNGKGIPVVEHKEEKMFVPALIFGHLLTSSNYDDDEKKVTGGRNGYGAKLCNIFSTRFTVETACKEYKHSFKQSWQNNMTKTSDAKIKSFDGDDFTSVTFQPDLAKFKMDKLDKDIVALLTRRAYDIAGSCKGVKVILNGKKLPVNGFRSYVDLYVKDKLDETGVALKVVNEVANERWEVCLTMSEKGFQQISFVNSIATTKGGRHIDYVVDQIVAKLIEVVKKKNKAGVTVKPFQVKNHIWVFVNALIENPTFDSQTKENMTLQTKSFGSKCALSEKFIRAATNCGIVESILNWVKFKAQTQLNKKCSSVKYSKIKGIPKLDDANDAGGKHSSECTLILTEGDSAKSLAVSGLGVIGRDRYGVFPLRGKILNVREATHKQIMENAEINNIIKIVGLQYKKSYDDAESLKSLRYGKIMIMTDQDQDGSHIKGLLINFFHHNWPSLLKHTFLEEFITPIVKATKNKQEVSFYSIPEFEEWKKQTDNYKTWHIKYYKGLGTSTSKEAKEYFADMDRHRIMFKYGGTEDDAAITLAFSKKKTDDRKEWLTNFMEDRRQRRMHGLPEQYLYGTAARHLSYNDFINKELILFSNSDNERSIPSLVDGLKPGQRKVLFTCLKRNDKREVKVAQLAGSVAEMSAYHHGEQALMMTIVNLAQNFVGSNNINILQPLGQFGTRINGGKDAASPRYIFTMLSQVTKLLFPPVDSNLLKFLYDDNQKVEPEWYIPIIPMVLVNGAEGIGTGWACKIPNYDPREIVNNINRMLKHQDPLPMLPSYKNFKGVIHELGLNQYVVSGEISVLDKNTVEITELPIRTWTQAYKESVLEPMLQGTEKTPALISDYKEYHTDTTVKFVVRLSEEKLAQAEAAGLHKVFKLQSSLTCNSMVLFDHMGCMKRYESVNDILKEFFELRLHYYKLRKDWLAGSLGAESSKLSNQARFVLEKIEGKISIENKPKRELIRMLLQRGYESDPVAAWTKAQEKALEDEDNDGNMSDSSVDSGSSSGPNFNYILNMPLWCLTKEKVDDLLKQRDVKKAELNELLRKSSEDLWKEDLAVFIEELDRLEDQERENNSMGKAVKMVKGKVGKPKAKKIQLEETLPSPFGRRVEPQITLAMKADASRKMTKKKKGEAEMSVKVEFDDDSLIDSNGAAGDNSMISPSGLPNPGAKPKTPRVKKEKKEPGIPRQRKSPGSAKGSSRKTKKRNPWSDDDEKSDSDVDDGEQLVIPRDTVSRRASAAKAKYTFDFSEEEREEHVEGDHDNEPPASPVHTYKESFSTALINNDEDDDDDIFPPKPAITSSASEAKKKKEPESIFSSSKHTFSEKSSDSEVKSDSDDDRGAAFSSYSSSSAFDKPSPAKKAKKPTEAAPKPWKPPSTTKKPDTSVWDSDSDTAAKKPPSTPLFKGPGKGRGRKRKHSDSEEDYRPLKKTGKVPSSRKPKKAALDEDDDDVNSKGFSRLDTSRDRAGRAKKEIKYFTESDDDDDMFI; encoded by the exons GGAGTCTAATACCATCTCCATATGGAACAACGGGAAAGGAATCCCTGTGGTGGAGCACAAAGAGGAGAAGATGTTCGTCCCTGCTCTTATCTTCGGACACCTTCTGACCTCCAGTAATTACGATGATGACGAGAAAAAAGTCACAG GTGGAAGGAACGGCTACGGTGCTAAGCTCTGTAACATATTCAGTACCAGGTTCACAGTGGAAACTGCCTGCAAAGAGTACAAACACAGCTTCAAACAG TCATGGCAGAACAACATGACAAAAACCAGCGATGCAAAAATCAAGTCCTTCGACGGGGACGATTTCACCTCTGTTACATTCCAGCCCGATCTCGCCAAATTCAAGATGGATAAACTGGACAAGGATATTGTGGCTCTGCTGACGCGCAGGGCCTACGACATAGCCGGGTCATGCAAGGGCGTTAAAGTCATTCTCAACGGCAAGAAGCTGCCT GTGAATGGCTTCCGCAGCTACGTGGATCTGTATGTGAAGGACAAGCTGGACGAGACCGGCGTGGCACTGAAAGTAGTTAACGAGGTGGCGAACGAGCGCTGGGAGGTGTGTCTCACCATGAGCGAGAAGGGGTTCCAGCAGATCAGTTTTGTCAACAGCATCGCCACTACAAAG GGTGGCAGACACATCGATTATGTCGTGGACCAAATTGTGGCAAAACTCATTGAGGTggtaaagaagaagaataaagcaGGAGTTACAGTGAAACCATTCCAG GTCAAGAACCACATCTGGGTGTTTGTGAACGCTCTGATCGAGAACCCGACCTTTGACTCCCAGACTAAAGAGAACATGACTCTTCAGACCAAAAGCTTTGGCTCTAAATGTGCTCTCTCCGAAAAATTCATAAGAGCG GCTACTAACTGTGGCATCGTGGAGAGCATTCTGAACTGGGTAAAGTTCAAGGCTCAGACACAGCTGAATAAAAAGTGCTCATCAGTCAAGTACAGCAAGATTAAAGGCATCCCTAAACTGGATGATGCTAATGATGCTG GTGGGAAGCACTCATCTGAATGCACTCTGATTCTTACTGAGGGAGACTCAGCCAAATCGCTAGCCGTCTCCGGGCTGGGCGTTATCGGACGAGACCGCTACGGAGTGTTCCCTTTAAGAGGCAAGATCCTGAATGTGCGAGAagccacacacaaacag ATCATGGAGAACGCAGAAATCAACAACATCATAAAGATTGTCGGTTTGCAGTATAAGAAGAGTTACGACGACGCCGAGTCCCTGAAATCTCTACGCTATGGCAAAATCATGATAATGACCGATCAG GATCAAGATGGCTCGCACATCAAGGGCCTTCTCATCAACTTCTTCCACCACAACTGGCCATCTCTTCTGAAGCACACGTTTCTGGAAGAATTCATCACCCCGATTGTCAAA GCCACTAAGAACAAACAGGAAGTTTCCTTCTACAGCATTCCAGAGTTTGAAGAGTGGAAAAAGCAAACAGACAATTACAAAACCTGGCATATAAAGTACTacaaag GTTTGGGTACCAGCACAAGCAAAGAGGCAAAGGAATACTTTGCCGATATGGATAGACATCGGATTATGTTCAAGTATGGAGGCACCGAGGATGATGCTGCCATTACTTTG GCATTCAGCAAGAAGAAGACAGATGACAGAAAAGAGTGGCTCACTAATTTCATGGAGGACAGGCGGCAGAGGAGGATGCACGGTCTGCCCGAG cAATACCTGTATGGCACTGCAGCACGGCACTTGTCCTACAACGACTTCATCAACAAAGAGCTGATTCTTTTCTCCAACTCCGACAACGAGAGATCCATTCCATCCCTTGTCGATG GTCTGAAGCCAGGCCAGAGGAAGGTCTTGTTTACTTGCCTGAAGAGGAACGATAAGAGGGAGGTGAAAGTGGCTCAGCTGGCTGGCTCAGTCGCAGAGATGTCTGCTTACCATCAcggcgag CAAGCTCTAATGATGACCATCGTGAACTTGGCTCAGAACTTTGTCGGCAGCAACAATATCAACATCCTGCAGCCCCTTGGTCAGTTTGGTACTCGCATCAACGGTGGCAAAGATGCAGCTAGCCCCCGTTACATTTTCACCATGCTCAG TCAAGTGACCAAGCTGCTGTTCCCACCCGTGGACTCCAACCTGCTCAAGTTTCTGTACGATGACAACCAGAAGGTGGAGCCAGAGTGGTACATTCCTATAATTCCCATGGTGCTAGTTAACGGAGCAGAGGGTATTGGGACCGGTTGGGCCTGCAAGATCCCCAACTATGACCCACGAGAGATCGTCAACAACATTAACCGCATGCTTAAACACCAAGATCCTTTGCCTATG CTTCCCAGCTATAAGAACTTCAAGGGGGTGATCCATGAGTTGGGACTGAACCAGTATGTGGTCAGTGGTGAGATCTCCGTCCTTGACAAGAACACCGTTGAGATCACAGAGCTCCCGATACGCACATGGACTCAG GCGTACAAGGAGTCAGTCTTGGAGCCCATGCTGCAGGGCACAGAGAAAACCCCAGCTCTCATCTCTGATTATAAGGAGTaccacacagacaccacagtGAAGTTTGTGGTGCGCTTGTCGGAGGAAAAGCTGGCCCAGGCTGAAGCTGCAGGCCTTCACAAAGTCTTCAAACTGCAGTCTTCTCTCACCTGCAACTCAATG GTGCTGTTTGATCACATGGGCTGTATGAAGCGGTACGAATCAGTGAACGATATACTGAAGGAGTTCTTCGAGCTGCGCTTGCATTATTACAAACTGAGGAAGGACTGGCTGGCTGGAAGTCTAGGTGCCGAGTCATCGAAACTTTCCAATCAAGCACGATTTGTGCTGGAGAAGATCGAAGGGAAGATTTCAATCG AGAACAAGCCTAAGAGGGAGCTGATCCGGATGCTGCTGCAGAGAGGCtacgagtctgatccagtggcGGCTTGGACCAAAGCCCAAGAAAAG GCTCTGGAGGATGAGGATAATGACGGCAACATGAGCGACAGCTCGGTGGACTCCGGCTCCTCGTCAGGTCCTAACTTTAACTACATCCTTAACATGCCTCTGTGGTGCCTGACCAAGGAGAAGGTGGACGATCTTCTAAAACAGAGAGACGTGAAG AAAGCGGAACTAAACGAACTGCTGAGAAAATCTTCAGAGGATCTATGGAAAGAAGACCTGGCTGTGTTTATCGAAGAGCTGGAC CGGTTGGAGGATCAAGAGCGAGAGAACAACAGCATGGGGAAGGCAGTGAAGATGGTCAAAGGAAAGGTAGGCAAGCCCAAAGCGAAGAAGATCCAGCTGGAAGAGACCCTGCCGTCTCCGTTCGGCCGGCGAGTAGAGCCTCAGATCACACTCGCCATGAAAGCTGACGCCTCCAGGAAGATgaccaagaagaagaag GGTGAAGCGGAAATGTCAGTGAAGGTGGAATTTGACGATGACAGTTTGATCGACTCGAACGGTGCAGCAGGAGACAATTCAATGATCTCACCATCTGGTCTGCCAAACCCTGGTGCCAAACCCAAAACTCCACGTGttaaaaaggagaagaaggaacCCG GCATTCCAAGGCAGAGGAAGTCTCCAGGCTCAGCCAAGGGCTCAAGCAGGAAAACGAAGAAGAGGAATCCTTGGTCAGATGATGACGAAAAGTCTGACAGTGATGTAGATGATGGCGAACAGCTTGTTATTCCCCGAGACACGGTATCCAGGAGagcttcag CTGCAAAAGCAAAGTATACCTTTGACTTCtctgaggaggagagagaggaacatgTGGAAGGAGATCACGATAACGAGCCACCAGCTTCACCAGTCCACACCTACAAAGAGAGCTTCAGCACGGCACTGATTAacaatgatgaagatgatgacgaTGACATATTCCCCCCTAAACCAGCAATCACTTC GTCTGCCTCAGAggccaagaagaagaaggaaccAGAGAGCATATTCTCTTCATCCAAACATACGTTCTCGGAGAAGAGCAGTGAcagtg AAGTGAAGTCTGATAGTGATGATGACAGGGGCGCTGCTTTCTCTTCCTACTCCAGCAGCTCAGCGTTTGACAAACCCTCACCTGCTAAGAAAG CTAAGAAGCCTACTGAAGCTGCACCTAAACCGTGGAAACCTCCATCCACAACCAAGAAACCGGACACCTCTGTGTGGGACTCGGACTCAGACACGGCAGCTAAGAAACCACCATCAACTCCATTATTTAAAGGCCCAGGCAAAGGCagggggaggaagaggaagcacTCTGACTCAGAGGAAGATTATAGACCCTTGAAGAAGACAGGAAAAGTTCCTAGCAGCAGA AAGCCGAAGAAGGCGGCGTTAGATGAAGACGACGATGATGTGAACAGTAAGGGTTTCAGCCGCTTGGACACGTCCCGTGACCGGGCAGGCCGAGCCAAGAAAGAGATCAAGTACTTCACCGAGTCTGACGACGACGACGATATGTTTATTTAG